DNA sequence from the Paenibacillus azoreducens genome:
GGGTTTTCTTATTATATTAATATTATATTTTAAATCGCTTACAATTTCTAGGACAATTATAATTATTTAATTTTTTTGTTATAATATGTATTTTTTGAATTGCAAGGAAATATACGAAGGTAACATATACGATTGCCCGCGTAAGCAAGCATAGCATCACGCTAACCTATTAAAGTATGCAAATCTGCATCCTATTTCAGCAAAATCACCGCTTTACATGGAAAAACCTGCAAATGGAATCAACTTTATAATGAACATTTACGGGTGTTTGCACAGTGGCATTATAAAATGATTTTTGAAGTCGTTTTTTTGGATTTTAGTAAAATCCTACATACAAAAATGACTGGCTGTTCCATTTGGAAAGTTGCAAAAGTGCATCTATTTTAGCGCTCCAGGTAACTATGGCTAGAAAGCTTGCAATAGTGCATCTTTTCCCCAGCTTTTAGACATAAATAGACGATTCATAGTCAAATGGATGCACTTTCGCAACAATTTTCCATTTCACGCTATAAAAGGCCTGAAATGGATGCACTTTCGCAACATTTTTCCTTTTCACATGATCGGCTGTCGTCTGAAAAAGCTTGCGCCCTGAATCGATTTAACAATGATTGATATCGAGTATTTAAACCTGCGTAGTGGCCAACCCGTAAAAACTATGGAATAATGAAAAACTTCAAAAGAGGGGTCCCTTTTACGGAAGGTGACTCCTTTAGTGATTTTGTGGTACGTTATATGAGGCTAGGTCACCTAAAACAGAAGTTCAAGGAAAGAAGGGAAATGTTTTGCCTTTTGTCAGATTTACGGGATTCGAAAAAAACGTGGTGGAACATGTCGCACCCGCAATCATTGAGGATTTTGCAGCTATCGCCAACATTCCGCAGGAAATCGTAAAAATAGAGCTTTTACCAGTGGAAAAAATCATAAATAGTCCGCAGTCCGTTGAAATTTACATGTTTCCGAGAGAACAGGAGAAGCATGACGCCATCGCCAAAATGATCAACGAACATCTGAAAAATGAAGGATTTCACCGCGCTCATATTTTTTATGTCCTGCTGCAGCCATCGCTTTATTATAAAGAAGGATTGCCTTTAAACGAGATTCCTAGGAAAACGGTTCACGAGACTTGAGCCAAGCATCCGTACTTGTTAAAAAGGGGCCCGCAAGGTAATCGGAATAAGCTTCGAAAGCCCCACGCCACTCAGTACTTTGCTTCGCAAAAGCGCCTCTCTGCGAGATGCGTCGGACTTCTTTCCGATACCCTCAGTACTTTTGCTTCGCAAAAGCGCCTCTCTGCGAGATGCGTCGGACTTCTTTCCGATACCCTCAGTACTTTTGCTTCGCAAAAGCGCCTCTCTGCGAGATGCGTCGGACTTCTTTCCGATACCCTTTGTGGGGTTATTCTGCAAATAAATCTGTGTATAGGGAATCAATTTCATAATGGATATATCGGCGTTGTGAAATTGATTTTAGGAATTGGAATATGAGTAAATTGTCGCTATAATCGTAAGTAGATGCGATCAAGAAAATAGTAGCAGCCATTTTCTTAATCGCGTCTAGACCAATACATTTCAGGAATGTCTTTACTTTAACAATGGATAAGGAGTATGAAAAACTCATGGCTAAAACATTGATTTTCGGGCATAAAAATCCGGATACGGATACGATCACATCAGCTATTGTGTACTCATATTTGAAAAAACAGCTGGGATTCGATACGGAACCTGTGCGCCTCGGCAGCGTGAACGGCGAAACGCAATATGCGCTGGACACTTTCAAGGTTGAAGCTCCGCGTTTGGTGGAGAAGGTGTCGGATCATGCCAGCGAAGTAATCCTGGTTGACCACAATGAACGCCAGCAAAGCGCTGACGACATCGATCAAGTTCAGGTTATGGAGGTCATCGACCATCACCGGATCGCGAATTTCGAGACAAGCCATCCGCTTTACTACCGCGCTGAGCCTGTCGGCTGTACAGCAACGATCTTGAACAAGATTTTCAAGGAAAAAAATGTAGCGATTCCGAAGGAAATTGCCGGCCTCATGGTTTCGGCGATCGTATCGGACACGCTTCTGCTGAAATCCCCGACTTGCACGGACGAAGACGTGGCGGCAGCACGCGAATTGGCGGAAATCGCCGGCGTGAACCTGGAAGCATACGGTCTTGAAATGCTGAAAGCCGGAGCCGACATGAGCAGCAAAACGATTGCCGAGCTGATTTCGCTGGATGCCAAGGAATTCCAAATGGGCGACCAAAAGGTTGAAATTGCCCAAGTTAACGCTGTCGACATCAACGATGTTTTGAATCGTCAGGCTGAGTTGGAAGAAGCTTTGAACAACGTTATCAGTCAAAAAGGCCTGGATCTGTTCGTATTTGTCGTTACCGACATCCTGAACAGTGATTCCGTAGCTCTGACGCTGGGTAAAGCGGCTTCGGCTGTGGAAACGGCGTATAACGTGAAGCTGGAGAACAACAAAGCCGTATTAAAAGGCGTTGTATCCCGCAAAAAACAAATCGTACCCGTTCTGACCGAAACATTGAGCAAATAAGACTCTGGATAAATATAAACAGGCGCCCTTCCCTGAGTGGGGATGGACGCCTGTTTTTTTGGTTTGCAGCTTATTTTATATGTGCTTTCGCTTCTTAAAAGTGAAAAACCTGTTCATGTCTGAACAGGTTGGGATAAAAGGATTAATTCTGTCAGTTTCCAGGAGAAGGGATTGGCTTCGATTACTGTTCGGGTTCCTCGTCTTCCTCAGAATCTTCTTCGGAATCTTCTTCAGAATCTTCTTCCTCGTCCGATTCGAATTCCTCTTCTTCCGCGTCTTCCTCTTCCTCTTCCTCGTCTTCGGCTTCTTCAATGTCGTCGATTTGAGATTCTACTTCTTCTTCGGACAGCAGCAGTTCGTTTTCAAAATTTTCCATGTCTTAATCCCTCCTTATAATACACTTATTCATAAGTGCAGTTTCAATATATCACTAGTACATCAAAACGTCTGTCACATGCTGGAAGTTGAATCCCATAATTTTCAGTCATATTACTACAAAAAACGGGCTTGCCGGAAGATACGTCGAAACTTTTCCTGTTCTCTTGACCGGGTAAAATTCACACGTTATAATGCAATAAAACCAACCGGTTTAATTTAAAAACTCATTGGTTTTTAAGGGGGATGATTTCAATGAAGAAAGGAATAGAGACATAGTGTCCAACGACCGCAAACAGGAAATTATGGAGGCAGCCATTCGTATTTTTTCGCGCAAAGGATTTAACGGTTCCACCATGCAGGACGTCGCCGACGCTTGCGGCATGTCCAAAGCGACGTTGTATCAGCATTACAAATCCAAGGATCAGCTTTTATTATCCATTTTTTATATGGTGAACGACCGGATTTACTATAAGCTGCAGTCCGTGATGCACCAAGGAGATTTTCCTGCGGAGGAATGTTTAAGACAACAAATCGAACTTCTGATCCGGGATTGTCTGTCGCACTGCGAGCTGATCCGAATGCTGCACGCGGAACATCCGAATGCTTTTAACGATGAAATTATGAAGGCATCAGGGGAAATACAAGCAAGAATGATCAGTCATTTTGAGCGGATGCTCCGGCTGGTTTACGGTCCGCGGGTCGAACCGTATGGAGTGGAACTGGTCTTTGTCTTGATGTCGCTGCTCGACAAGTTCAATGAGCTGATGATTCTGCAAAATGTGGTGGTGAATGTAAAGGAACTGTCCGATTATATTATGAAGCTGCTTGGTTTTATGGCGGAAGGTCTGATGGAAAATGGCGTCAAGCCGATTATGAGCGAACATAACCGTCCTGAATGTTTGCGTTCCGGCTCGCCGGAGCCGGAATCGGACAGTGTGGAAGGCCTGATATGCCGGATGTACCGCAATGCGGATTTGCTGCGGGATGCCGGGAAAGCGGAGCAGGACATCCGCAATTCGATCCTGATGTTGGATCACGAACTTAAAAGCCCTTCGCCGCGCAGATTTATCGTGCAGGGGATGCTTCACAATCTGCTTGGAACCGAAGAGCTGCGCGAGTCAGCCGAATGCCTAACCCGGCTACCGGAAATGAAACATTATATAGATTAAAGAGAAGATTGACAAAAATACCGGATAACAAAGGAGAAACCATAACGAATGTCCTCTGACAACAAAATGAACAAGTCACTGATTGTACTTATGATTAATATGTTTATCGCGATGCTGGGCATCGGACTTGTCATTCCGATTTTGCCGAAGCTGCTCGAGGATTTCCATGCCGGAGGAACGGCCGCCGGTTATTTGATCGCCGCCTCCGGATTGACCCAGTTTCTGTTTTCGCCGATTGCGGGGGAGTGGGCCGATAAATACGGACGGAAACGGATGATCGTATTGGGGCTTTTATTATTTACGTTGTCCCAATTTATATTTGCGAGCGCAAGTGTGATGTGGATGCTGTATCTATCCCGTTTCTTGGGAGGGATCGGCGCCGCGATGATGGTTCCGGCCATGATGGCTTACGTGGCGGACAGCACGACGGAGGATACGCGTGGCAAAGGCCTCGGTTTGCTTGGCGCCGCGATGTCGCTCGGATTTGTAATCGGGCCCGGAATCGGCGGATTTCTGGCGGATTTGGGCCTGCGCGCACCGTTTTATATTGCCGCTTTGATCGCGGCGATTGCCACGGTATTATCGGTTGTTATGCTTAAGGAAACCTTGTCCTTAGAACGTCGGCAGGCGGCCAAAAATTCGAATGTGAAACGGGAGGGCATCGTAAAACAGCTGATTTCTTCCGTAAAAGCACCTTATTTTATCTATTTGATCCTGGTGTTCACCCTTACCTTCGGCCTCGTTAATTTTGAAGCGATTTTCAGCCTGTATGTTGACAACAAATATGCATACACAACCAAAGAAATTTCGATTATGATTACCGTCGGATCGCTGGTTGGCGTTATCATCCAAGGTGCGTTTATCAATAAATTGCTGCATCGCTTTGGGGAAAACAAGCTGATCAACGTTTCCTTCCTGATTTCGGCCATCACGATGGTGCTGATGCTGCTCTCAGGCAACTTCTGGTACAATATGCTTATGATTCTTGTTTTCTTCACCTTTACTTCGATTATGAGACCGGCAATCAATACGATGTTATCCAAAATGGCAGGACCCGAAGAGCAGGGGTTTGTCATGGGAATGAACAATGCTTATATGAGTCTCGGGAATATTTTTGGGCCTGCGCTTGCCGGCATTTTGTTTGACGTTCATATGAATCTGCCATATTCGTTTGGGGCGATCATATTGGTGCTGAGTCTGCTTTTGTCCGTTTCATGGGGGAGAAGAGGAACGGGAAGCGGCAAACAGAAGCTTGGAACGGCAAACAGCAAGGGATAAGCATGTGGATCTGGCTGTATGAAGCAAGTCTTTCCAATCTGTATCCTGTGATGAGTTGCTAAGTGTCGCATTGTTTGCAGCTCCCAGCGCATGTTGCAGGTCTGCATGAGGACGGTTCACCAGAAAAGGACCTTCATCATGCAACGCATGCAACGCCACACTGTGCGAAGCTGCCTGCAGTGAGAAGGCGCATCCCAACGACGCAGGAACATTCAGAGGGAAAAGATGCGTAATTGCAGTTTTTTACAAAAAAATAATGTCTGGGTGAAAAAGCTTGTGAAAATGCAGGCTTTTTTGCTTTTTTTTACAACTATTGTGATTAAATGATGGAAAAAGATGCAGTTTCTGCTGGAATGAATCATCTTGATTTTTTGACATTCGTCTTGGCAGAAACAGGAATATGGATTAATCTGAAAGGAAACTCATATACAGTACAAAGGGGGGAAACGGAATGTTGATAGAGACAGAGAGACTTGTGATCCGCGAATATCGCGAAGAGGATTGGGAAAGCGTACATATTTACGCATCAAATCCGGAAGTGACGAAATATACGCTGTGGGGTCCGAATTCGGTTCAAGAGACGAAAGAGCATGTACAAACCATGCTGAAGTCACAGCAGCAGAAGCCAAGGTTGACGCATGAATTTGCCGTAACCTTAAAAGCGGGCGGGATAATGATCGGCGGAGTTGGACTACATGTTGAGAAGACCAACGGAGAAATCGGATATTGCTTTAACCCGGATTACTGGGGGCAGGGGTATGCCGTTGAAAGTTCCAAGGCTATGTTGGAATTGGGCTTCACCCAATTGGGGTTGCACCGGATTTATGCTACCTGCCGTCCGCAAAATGCGGCTTCGGAGCGTGTCATGTTAAAGCTTGGCATGCGGAAGGAAGGCCATCTGCGCGAGCATACTCTTGGCAATAAAGGGTACGCGGATTCATATCTTTATTCTATTTTGGAACAGGATTATAATCAGAATTAAGGTGATAAGAAGCGTCATAATTATGAACGGATAAAGCTGTATGAAACAGCGAGCAAATGAAAAGAGGTTTAACCAACGTGAAAATGCCTGAAATAACGGAGCATCAGGACGGAATCATTCAAATAAAAATATCGATGTCTTTTCCCCTGCGCTGGGTGAACAGTTATGTGCTGCAGGAAAGCGATGGGATAACGATTATCGATCCCGGACCGCATACCGCGGACAATGAAGAAGAATGGAGGCAGGCATTTGCTGAGCTGGGGATGACTTTTAGCGATGTCCGGCAAATCGTGCTAACCCATCATCATCCGGATCATTTGGGCTGTTCCGGCTGGATTCAGCAGCTGTCCGGCTGCAAAGTATGGATGTCGGAGCGTTCCTTTCAGGAAACCCTGCTCATGTGGGGACCTGAATCAACGATGCACGCGGATTTGCCGAAGCTGTTTTCCAGCCAGGGAATGCCCGAAGAATGGACGAATCAGCTTGAGGCGCATATGAACGGTTTTGTGGCGCAAATTACGCCGAAACCCGAGGTATCCTTTATTCCGTCTGATCAGAAGTTTGCCATGGGCGGACGCGAATGGCTGCCGATTGAAACGGCAGGCCATGCTCCAGGCCACTTGTCCTTTCTTCATGAAGAGAGCGGCATCATCATATGTGGGGATGCGGTGCTGCCGCAAATCTCGCCGAATGTGAGCCTGATGCCTGGCAGCGATCCCGAACCGCTGCAATCGTTTCTGCTCGGGCTGCAGAAGCTGCAGAAGTTCGAGGTCGAAACGGCCTATCCGGGCCACCGCAATCCGTTTCAGCATTTTGGTGATCGGCTGGAGGCGCTGCTGCGTCATCATGAGGAGCGGCTGGCGAAACTGGAGCAGCTGATCGCTTCCGCTCCGGCTCCGGGTTATGAGTTATGCGTCTCGCTGTTTGGCAGCAAGCTGGGCATTCACCAGATGCGTTTTGCCATGTGCGAGACGCTTGCCCATACGCGGGAGCTTGAGCGCCGGGGCAGGATCGCATCGCAGAGCGAAGCGGACGGTGTGACCAGGTACCATATTTGCTAAGCGGCGCCTATAACAAGGAGACATCCGCTTGCGGAATGTCTCCCTTACCGAATATCAAATTTGTCTGCAATCTGAAAAGGAATTCCCTAGAGGAATTCCTTTAGATTTACAGTGTTCGACTTGCATCCTTTTATTTAGTAGTTGGGGATGGAGCGGGACCAGCGCCTTCTGTTGGAGGCGTATTTTTCATTTTTTCTTTTGCTTTCTCGATTTCTTCCTTCTTCAGGGGTGCACCCACCTTGAAGCTCTCAATAATTTTGCCCAGTGTCGCCGCATCAAAATCGTCTTGCGCATACAGCTCTACGGTAAAGCCATTATTCTCCCAAATCACAATTCCATTTGCGAAGTAAACCGTGGTTCCTTTGATCACTTCTTTTTTCACTTCGCCTGTAGTACCGATGCCGTTTTCTCCCCCCTTGGAAATTAGGAAGTTCACGGTTTTCTCGCCTTTTTCGAACTGTACTTCTGCCATAGTTTTGCCATGAATGACTGTATTGACGTACTTGTAATCTGCCAGCCAGGATGGGGCAGGGAAGTTTAGCCCCAATACGGCGCGAGCCTCTTCCAAAGTCAGGTTAGGGCGTACCTGCAATTGAA
Encoded proteins:
- a CDS encoding MFS transporter, coding for MSSDNKMNKSLIVLMINMFIAMLGIGLVIPILPKLLEDFHAGGTAAGYLIAASGLTQFLFSPIAGEWADKYGRKRMIVLGLLLFTLSQFIFASASVMWMLYLSRFLGGIGAAMMVPAMMAYVADSTTEDTRGKGLGLLGAAMSLGFVIGPGIGGFLADLGLRAPFYIAALIAAIATVLSVVMLKETLSLERRQAAKNSNVKREGIVKQLISSVKAPYFIYLILVFTLTFGLVNFEAIFSLYVDNKYAYTTKEISIMITVGSLVGVIIQGAFINKLLHRFGENKLINVSFLISAITMVLMLLSGNFWYNMLMILVFFTFTSIMRPAINTMLSKMAGPEEQGFVMGMNNAYMSLGNIFGPALAGILFDVHMNLPYSFGAIILVLSLLLSVSWGRRGTGSGKQKLGTANSKG
- a CDS encoding GNAT family N-acetyltransferase encodes the protein MLIETERLVIREYREEDWESVHIYASNPEVTKYTLWGPNSVQETKEHVQTMLKSQQQKPRLTHEFAVTLKAGGIMIGGVGLHVEKTNGEIGYCFNPDYWGQGYAVESSKAMLELGFTQLGLHRIYATCRPQNAASERVMLKLGMRKEGHLREHTLGNKGYADSYLYSILEQDYNQN
- a CDS encoding MBL fold metallo-hydrolase, which translates into the protein MKMPEITEHQDGIIQIKISMSFPLRWVNSYVLQESDGITIIDPGPHTADNEEEWRQAFAELGMTFSDVRQIVLTHHHPDHLGCSGWIQQLSGCKVWMSERSFQETLLMWGPESTMHADLPKLFSSQGMPEEWTNQLEAHMNGFVAQITPKPEVSFIPSDQKFAMGGREWLPIETAGHAPGHLSFLHEESGIIICGDAVLPQISPNVSLMPGSDPEPLQSFLLGLQKLQKFEVETAYPGHRNPFQHFGDRLEALLRHHEERLAKLEQLIASAPAPGYELCVSLFGSKLGIHQMRFAMCETLAHTRELERRGRIASQSEADGVTRYHIC
- a CDS encoding DUF1904 family protein; its protein translation is MPFVRFTGFEKNVVEHVAPAIIEDFAAIANIPQEIVKIELLPVEKIINSPQSVEIYMFPREQEKHDAIAKMINEHLKNEGFHRAHIFYVLLQPSLYYKEGLPLNEIPRKTVHET
- a CDS encoding manganese-dependent inorganic pyrophosphatase, encoding MAKTLIFGHKNPDTDTITSAIVYSYLKKQLGFDTEPVRLGSVNGETQYALDTFKVEAPRLVEKVSDHASEVILVDHNERQQSADDIDQVQVMEVIDHHRIANFETSHPLYYRAEPVGCTATILNKIFKEKNVAIPKEIAGLMVSAIVSDTLLLKSPTCTDEDVAAARELAEIAGVNLEAYGLEMLKAGADMSSKTIAELISLDAKEFQMGDQKVEIAQVNAVDINDVLNRQAELEEALNNVISQKGLDLFVFVVTDILNSDSVALTLGKAASAVETAYNVKLENNKAVLKGVVSRKKQIVPVLTETLSK
- a CDS encoding TetR/AcrR family transcriptional regulator, with translation MSNDRKQEIMEAAIRIFSRKGFNGSTMQDVADACGMSKATLYQHYKSKDQLLLSIFYMVNDRIYYKLQSVMHQGDFPAEECLRQQIELLIRDCLSHCELIRMLHAEHPNAFNDEIMKASGEIQARMISHFERMLRLVYGPRVEPYGVELVFVLMSLLDKFNELMILQNVVVNVKELSDYIMKLLGFMAEGLMENGVKPIMSEHNRPECLRSGSPEPESDSVEGLICRMYRNADLLRDAGKAEQDIRNSILMLDHELKSPSPRRFIVQGMLHNLLGTEELRESAECLTRLPEMKHYID